In Quercus lobata isolate SW786 chromosome 12, ValleyOak3.0 Primary Assembly, whole genome shotgun sequence, a genomic segment contains:
- the LOC115970219 gene encoding putative UPF0481 protein At3g02645: MENSHSRSSGITEEPQAHSISIETSQNDILEARLREAEENAKNQSQTPKIQKVIFYLREQDDFHKNYEPKVVSLGPIHHGKPNYHLGEKYKLRLTNAFIKGSGKSMQDLYKKIKEKINELRTCFEEEVTEDYDDEALTSILLVGGCAILQYLYCATKNRFKELNIKTDSVAFGQQDLFLLENQLPYCLLTLLMSSSVKEKELRNSIETYIDWHVNVPEDQQSNWLSWRHCPRSKPQQAKKPVHLLDNLRTRMLHGPKYIPDGTVSKINQNIQNVQEYWQSYRNVQELKTAGIHLKRGKNCYLSEIKFTKQFLFRGQLHLPPIVVDDSTRPKFLNLIAYERCLDFENDFGVTSYISFLDSLIDEANDVKMLRKAQILHNFLGSDEEVAKLFNEIGNDLVPNIEIYRDVRSQIQKHYRSKWMTWIAQVFHDHFSSPWTFIAFFGVLLALALTITQTWYAVNSPQDPAITSAKT, translated from the exons ATGGAGAACTCCCATTCAAGGAGCAGCGGCATCACTGAGGAGCCCCAGGCGCACAGCATTTCAATCGAAACTAGTCAAAATGATATCCTCGAGGCAAGGCTAAGGGAGGCAGAAGAAAATGCAAAGAATCAATCTCAAACACCAAAGATACAGAAGGTTATATTCTATCTGCGAGAACAAGACGATTTCCACAAGAATTATGAGCCAAAAGTGGTATCACTCGGTCCAATCCATCATGGTAAGCCAAATTACCATCTAGGAGAGAAATACAAGCTTCGATTGACAAATGCATTCATCAAAGGTAGCGGTAAGAGCATGCAAGATTTATACAAGAAGATTAAGGAGAAAATCAATGAACTGAGGACATGCTTCGAGGAGGAGGTGACCGAGGACTATGATGATGAGGCCCTCACTTCGATTTTGTTAGTGGGTGGCTGTGCAATATTACAGTACTTGTATTGTGCAACTAAAAACAGGTTCAAAGAGTTGAATATAAAAACGGACAGTGTAGCATTTGGGCAACAGGATTTGTTCTTGCTGGAGAATCAACTTCCCTATTGTCTACTCACATTATTGATGAGCTCGAGTGTGAAGGAAAAAGAATTGAGGAACTCAATTGAAACTTACATTGATTGGCATGTTAATGTACCAGAGGATCAGCAATCAAATTGGTTATCATGGAGACACTGCCCAAGATCGAAGCCACAACAAGCAAAAA AGCCCGTCCATCTCCTTGACAATCTGAGGACACGAATGCTTCATGGACCAAAGTACATTCCTGATGGAACGGTTagtaaaatcaaccaaaataTACAAAATGTCCAAGAGTACTGGCAATCCTATCGCAATGTCCAGGAGCTTAAAACAGCAGGTATCCATTTGAAACGTGGTAAAAATTGTTACTTGAGTGAGATAAAATTCActaaacaatttctttttcgtGGACAACTTCACCTTCCTCCAATTGTTGTGGATGACTCAACCAGGCCTAAGTTCCTGAACTTGATAGCATATGAAAGGTGTCtggattttgaaaatgattttgggGTCACCTCTTATATATCCTTCCTTGATTCACTAATCGATGAAGCCAACGATGTTAAGATGCTAAGGAAAGCACAGATACTCCACAATTTCCTTGGCAGCGATGAAGAAGTGGCTAAACTCTTCAATGAGATAGGCAACGACTTGGTGCCTAACATCGAAATATACAGGGATGTCAGATCACAAATTCAGAAGCACTATAGGAGCAAGTGGATGACCTGGATAGCTCAAGTCTTTCACGACCATTTCAGTAGTCCCTGGACGTTCATTGCTTTCTTTGGCGTATTGTTAGCACTTGCTCTAACTATCACTCAGACTTGGTATGCTGTCAACTCTCCCCAGGACCCTGCGATAACTTCTGCAAAAACTTAA